The nucleotide sequence TCATGCCATTACAACGGCAAACAATGCTTTGTCAGCTTTACTTGACAATCATATTCATCAGGGAAATGAAAAAGGGATTGATCCAAGAAGGATTACGTGGAAGCGGGTCATGGATTTGAATGACCGGGCACTCCGAAATGTCATTGTCGGGCTTGGAGGCCCTGTTAACGGAACTCCGAGAGAAGATCATTTTGACATAACGGTCGCATCGGAAATTATGGCCATTCTCTGTCTTGCATCAGGCCTTGGCGATTTAAAGAAAAGACTTGCTGAGATCGTTGTAGGATTTACATACAGCAAGGAGCCGGTCACAGTCGGAGAGCTTGGATTCGAGGGAGCGCTTGCGCTCTTGCTGAAAGACGCCCTGAAGCCTAACCTCGTTCAGACGCTTGAACATACGCCCGCGATCATTCACGGCGGCCCGTTTGCAAATATCGCCCACGGCTGCAACAGCCTTCTCGGAACAAAAATGGCTGCCAAGCTTGGCGATTATGTTGTAACAGAAGCTGGATTTGGAGCAGATCTCGGCGCAGAGAAGTTTCTCCACATTAAAACACGGGCAGGAGGATTTGAACCTGCCGCAGTAGTCATCGTAGCGACCGTCCGGGCTCTTAAAATGCACGGCGGAGTAAATAAGGACCAGCTTCAGGAGCCTGATAAAGAAGCGATGCTTGCAGGAGCATCGAATCTTGCAAAACATATTGAATCCATCCAGCAGTTTGGGCTGCCATATACGGTTGCCATTAACCGTTTTACATCCGATGCCGATGAAGAAATCGATGCGCTCCTTACCTGGTGCGCAGACCATTCCCATCCTGCAGCTCTTTCCGAAGTATGGGAAAAAGGCGGCGCAGGGGGAATTGAACTTGCTGAAAAAGTCATTCAGACGATTGCAGAAAACAAAAATCAGTTTTCGCATTTGTATGAGCTTGCCGACAGTATTGAAGCCAAAGTTGAAAAAGTGGCAAAAACCGTTTACGGGGCAAAAGCGGTGGAATTTTCGTCAAAAGCCAAAAAGCAGCTTAAGGAGTTTGACGGGTACGGCTGGTCCCATCTCCCTGTTTGTATGGCAAAAACCCAGTATTCACTTTCTGATCAGCCTGAACTGATCGGAAGGCCGGAAGATTTCACGCTTACGATTAGAGAGCTGAAGCCTTCAATTGGAGCGGGGTTCATCGTATGCTTAACAGGGGATATTATGACAATGCCCGGACTCCCGAAAAAGCCTGCGGCACTCGGCATGTCGGTAGATGCAGACGGGAAAGCGGCAGGGCTGTTCTGATGTTTGATCCGACTGCATTTGATAACTTAAAAACGGTTCTTGAAGGTGCTGTTTACGACGCGGATCTTGACGGCAGCATTTCAGTCACAGGCAGAAAGGATCTTGTAGACCTTGCGGCGATGTCAAGGGTGTATGAGATTCAATTTCAGCTGAAAGAATCAAAGGGTGCAGCTGCGGTATTCAGGCTCGCCATGAGCCTCCCGGAGCTTTCTGGGGAGCTGATGAAAACCAATGATGTACATTCGTGCGAGATTGGCCTCACTTTTCATGAAACAGCAGCAGAAGAGTATACGTTTGCTAAACGAATGATTGAAGAAGACTGGGGGGTCAACTTTAAAGTGCGTCATCAGGTGATGTATGATGTACCGTTTAAAGAGTACAGCCATGCTTATCACGTTCAGTTCGGGCGGAGCATAAGCGAGGATCATGTGGATGATCTGATGGCAATGACAGAGCATGCTATCACAACCCTCGAAAAAATAGTTGAAGGAGGAAGTTGATTTTGAGTATTTATGATCTTCATGTAAAAACAATTGGCGGCGATGATAAATCAATGGATGCATTCCGCGGAAAAGTGCTTGTGATTGTGAATACGGCGAGCAAATGCGGATTCACTCCGCAGTACAAAGCGCTGCAGGAACTTTACGAACGGTATCAGCCGGAGGGGCTTGAAATCCTTGGCTTTCCGTGCAATCAGTTTATGAGCCAGGAACCTGGGACAGAAGAAGACATTAAAAGCTTTTGCGAATTGAACTATGGCGTTTCTTTTCCAATGTTCGCTAAAGTCGATGTAAATGGCCCGAAGGCTCATCCGCTGTTTACCCATCTGACAAATGAAGCACCGGGCCTGCTCGGTTCAAAGGCTGTGAAATGGAATTTTACTAAGTTTCTCGTAGATCGTAACGGAAAAGCTGTTGAACGCTTTTCTCCCAATACAGACCCAAAAGAAATGGAAGAAACGATTCAGAAGCTGCTGCAGCAGTAAATTCGCCGGAAAGAAGCCAATAGAGGCTTCTTTTCGTTTATAAAGGAGGAATGAGCAGTGAAAATCATTGATGCCCATATGCACATTTCAGAGATTCAAAGCTTCAGGCAAACAGGGGATGACGTTTCTTTTGTGGATTATTCCCTGAAAGGGCT is from Bacillus sp. FSL H8-0547 and encodes:
- a CDS encoding glutathione peroxidase, which produces MSIYDLHVKTIGGDDKSMDAFRGKVLVIVNTASKCGFTPQYKALQELYERYQPEGLEILGFPCNQFMSQEPGTEEDIKSFCELNYGVSFPMFAKVDVNGPKAHPLFTHLTNEAPGLLGSKAVKWNFTKFLVDRNGKAVERFSPNTDPKEMEETIQKLLQQ
- a CDS encoding formate--tetrahydrofolate ligase; the encoded protein is MKHKSDIEIAQEAAIKPIQEIAGKLDILEDELEQYGKYKAKLSLDLLKRKQDAPDGKIILVTAINPTPAGEGKSTVTVGLGQALNLLGKKAVIAMREPSLGPTMGIKGGAAGGGYSQVIPMEDINLHFTGDLHAITTANNALSALLDNHIHQGNEKGIDPRRITWKRVMDLNDRALRNVIVGLGGPVNGTPREDHFDITVASEIMAILCLASGLGDLKKRLAEIVVGFTYSKEPVTVGELGFEGALALLLKDALKPNLVQTLEHTPAIIHGGPFANIAHGCNSLLGTKMAAKLGDYVVTEAGFGADLGAEKFLHIKTRAGGFEPAAVVIVATVRALKMHGGVNKDQLQEPDKEAMLAGASNLAKHIESIQQFGLPYTVAINRFTSDADEEIDALLTWCADHSHPAALSEVWEKGGAGGIELAEKVIQTIAENKNQFSHLYELADSIEAKVEKVAKTVYGAKAVEFSSKAKKQLKEFDGYGWSHLPVCMAKTQYSLSDQPELIGRPEDFTLTIRELKPSIGAGFIVCLTGDIMTMPGLPKKPAALGMSVDADGKAAGLF